One Ignavibacteria bacterium genomic window carries:
- a CDS encoding T9SS type A sorting domain-containing protein: MKKKYILFFAILFFGVSPLKAELYNVGVFSNFFLPSTLFNVNVGDTVRWTLMEGFHTTTSVTVPSGAATWDHMFLGSVGETFDYIVTEEGTYDYTCIFHGGMDASFEVILPVEISTFSASVFENKIKLLWTTVMEFNNLGFDIERKIASTNQWLKVGFVKGNGTSNKSYQYSFIDESVSPGRYNYRLKQLDYNGNYEYFNLTGEISIGVPDKYFLSQNYPNPFNPVTRIDYQLPYDGYVSLKIYDIAGREAATLINGNQTAGIYTLTFNAEVISSGIYFYRLVAENNGERFIETKRMTVLK; this comes from the coding sequence ATGAAGAAGAAATACATCTTATTTTTCGCAATTTTATTTTTTGGGGTTTCCCCGCTTAAAGCAGAATTGTATAATGTCGGAGTTTTCAGCAATTTTTTTCTTCCCTCAACTTTGTTCAATGTTAATGTGGGCGATACTGTCAGATGGACATTGATGGAAGGATTTCATACCACGACTTCGGTAACTGTTCCATCCGGTGCTGCAACATGGGACCATATGTTTCTGGGGAGCGTGGGTGAAACATTCGATTATATTGTTACAGAGGAGGGTACCTATGACTATACCTGTATTTTTCACGGAGGTATGGATGCTTCATTCGAGGTAATCCTGCCTGTGGAAATTTCAACTTTCAGCGCGTCCGTATTTGAAAATAAAATCAAGCTCTTATGGACAACAGTAATGGAGTTTAATAATCTGGGCTTTGACATCGAAAGAAAAATTGCATCAACAAACCAATGGTTAAAAGTTGGGTTTGTTAAAGGTAACGGCACAAGCAATAAATCATATCAATACAGTTTCATTGATGAGAGTGTTTCTCCCGGAAGGTATAATTACCGGCTGAAGCAGTTAGATTACAACGGCAACTATGAGTATTTTAATTTAACGGGGGAAATTTCAATCGGTGTTCCCGATAAATATTTTTTATCTCAGAACTATCCAAACCCGTTTAATCCCGTAACAAGAATCGATTATCAGCTTCCATATGACGGGTATGTTAGTTTGAAAATATACGACATAGCGGGACGTGAAGCGGCAACCCTCATAAATGGAAATCAGACAGCAGGCATTTATACGCTAACTTTTAATGCTGAAGTAATATCAAGCGGAATTTATTTTTACCGTCTTGTTGCCGAGAATAACGGGGAAAGATTTATCGAAACAAAAAGAATGACAGTCTTAAAATAA
- a CDS encoding plastocyanin/azurin family copper-binding protein, translated as MKSYQMLRMLFIAMVLLPVQVNLSLFAESKDTTQFIEIMNRDNSLSIPPSSYVPQNAGIKPDASVTIELSEGDTYIGAGVLFKGFVINGSIPGPNIIVNEGDIVEFTVVNKGQIPHGASIHSASTQTSKYLGKINAGETKSMLFKASRPGVYMYHCAPGGHGIPLHILFGQYGMMTVKPKKQYKLEQMLNKKPDVELYILQHEMYSSGKDAIDGNPIYTMWNGKLFKYIEQPIKAKPGDYVRINYLNVGPNKVSTFHIVGIMWDFVYWQGNPDLPQPGGQTVTSGPSDSWVIEFRMPPDEGTYTMLDHAVSAADRGAIGLLICDRNAVTPVTITADGPQYEEKELKDIKSKIIRTIAPFEPGTPDVDPVVEYGPEVKEVMIKIIGNSFYPKSIKVHQGTTVTWQNEEVFTYMEGEFSGIHTASTYDAPEPFSSPLLGHAETFKVKLDKAGTYKYLCAPHPYMKGVVTVVNGNETAGTKGNMWIFVLVILTILLIIYALYKINSIKKNIVVSPSST; from the coding sequence ATGAAATCCTATCAAATGTTGCGAATGTTATTTATTGCGATGGTGTTGTTACCGGTTCAGGTTAATCTTTCTTTATTCGCAGAAAGCAAGGACACAACTCAGTTCATAGAAATAATGAACAGGGATAATAGTCTGTCCATTCCGCCGTCGAGCTATGTGCCGCAGAATGCCGGTATAAAACCGGATGCATCGGTTACAATTGAATTATCCGAAGGCGACACTTATATAGGCGCAGGAGTGCTTTTCAAAGGTTTTGTAATAAACGGAAGTATTCCCGGACCAAACATAATAGTAAATGAAGGTGATATTGTTGAGTTCACGGTTGTTAATAAAGGACAAATTCCTCACGGTGCATCGATTCACTCAGCATCTACCCAGACTTCAAAATATCTCGGAAAGATAAACGCAGGTGAAACAAAATCCATGTTGTTTAAAGCATCACGCCCGGGTGTATATATGTATCACTGCGCTCCCGGAGGACATGGAATTCCGCTTCACATATTATTCGGGCAATATGGAATGATGACGGTTAAACCAAAGAAACAGTATAAGCTTGAGCAAATGCTGAATAAAAAACCTGATGTAGAATTATACATACTTCAGCATGAAATGTATTCAAGCGGTAAAGATGCAATTGACGGAAACCCTATATACACTATGTGGAATGGAAAACTGTTCAAATATATCGAACAACCGATAAAAGCAAAACCCGGAGATTATGTAAGAATAAATTATCTGAATGTAGGACCAAACAAAGTTTCTACTTTTCATATTGTCGGTATTATGTGGGACTTTGTTTATTGGCAGGGAAATCCTGACCTACCTCAGCCCGGCGGTCAGACTGTAACTTCAGGACCATCTGATTCATGGGTTATAGAATTCAGAATGCCTCCTGATGAAGGAACTTATACAATGCTTGACCATGCGGTGAGCGCTGCAGACAGAGGTGCTATCGGATTATTGATATGCGACAGAAACGCGGTCACTCCTGTAACCATAACTGCAGACGGACCGCAATATGAAGAAAAAGAATTAAAAGATATAAAATCAAAAATCATAAGAACCATTGCGCCGTTTGAACCGGGAACGCCTGATGTTGACCCCGTCGTTGAATACGGACCGGAAGTGAAAGAAGTTATGATAAAAATAATAGGAAACAGTTTCTATCCCAAATCAATCAAAGTCCATCAGGGTACAACTGTCACATGGCAGAATGAAGAAGTTTTCACTTATATGGAAGGAGAATTTTCAGGCATTCATACCGCATCAACATATGATGCGCCGGAACCGTTCAGCTCTCCTTTGCTCGGACATGCTGAAACTTTTAAAGTAAAGCTTGACAAAGCCGGTACCTATAAATATTTATGCGCACCTCATCCATATATGAAGGGTGTAGTTACGGTTGTTAATGGCAATGAAACGGCAGGAACAAAGGGAAATATGTGGATTTTTGTGCTTGTTATACTGACAATTTTGTTAATTATATATGCGCTTTATAAAATAAATTCAATAAAAAAGAATATAGTTGTTTCGCCAAGCTCAACATAA
- the ric gene encoding iron-sulfur cluster repair di-iron protein, giving the protein MEINTQTKVSDVIKFNYKTTELFEKLGIDFCCGGKKSLSEACANKNINLDSLLNDLKNYSFNNDVFNDWELDFLADYIVNAHHTYLRKVLPRIKGHLKTLSEKHSVKYPELIEINSEYEKLQNELEEHMLKEENILFPYIKTLVNAGRDNSTLNTPPFGSIDNPISVMEREHAEAGNFLETIRNLTNDFLIEDSFCNTHRITYNELEELNNDLHKHIHLENNILFPKAKELEEKIFNSACSSEGSACMCNL; this is encoded by the coding sequence TAAATTTAATTACAAAACAACCGAATTATTCGAAAAATTAGGCATTGATTTCTGCTGCGGCGGGAAAAAAAGTCTTTCTGAGGCATGCGCTAATAAAAACATTAATTTAGATTCATTACTGAATGACTTAAAAAATTATTCATTCAATAACGATGTCTTTAATGACTGGGAATTGGACTTCCTTGCTGATTACATTGTTAATGCCCATCATACATACCTGAGAAAAGTCTTGCCAAGAATTAAAGGGCATCTTAAAACTCTTTCTGAAAAACATTCAGTTAAATATCCGGAACTTATTGAAATCAATTCGGAATATGAAAAGCTTCAAAATGAGCTTGAAGAACATATGCTTAAAGAGGAGAATATCCTTTTCCCTTACATAAAAACTTTAGTTAATGCCGGCAGGGACAATTCTACGCTCAATACGCCGCCATTCGGGTCTATTGATAATCCTATTTCAGTTATGGAAAGAGAGCATGCAGAAGCGGGAAATTTTTTGGAAACAATCAGAAACCTAACAAATGATTTTTTGATAGAAGATTCTTTTTGCAACACACACAGAATAACCTATAATGAGCTTGAAGAATTAAACAATGACCTGCATAAACATATACATCTTGAAAATAACATTCTATTTCCGAAAGCTAAAGAATTAGAAGAAAAAATTTTTAATTCTGCGTGCAGTTCAGAAGGTTCCGCCTGCATGTGTAATTTATAA